The proteins below come from a single Miscanthus floridulus cultivar M001 chromosome 1, ASM1932011v1, whole genome shotgun sequence genomic window:
- the LOC136544392 gene encoding KH domain-containing protein At4g18375-like produces MAGHRNSHGKRHSDYTENGGGKRRNPGDDTYAPGPDDTVYRYLCASRKIGSIIGRGGEIAKQLRTETQAKIRIGESVPGCEERVITIFSSSRKTNTIDDAEDKVCPAQDALFRVHERLATDESLGNEDGEEISPQVTVRLLVPSDQIGCILGKGGQIIQGIRSETGAQIRVLSNDHIPACAISGDELLQISGDTVVVRKALHQVSSRLHDNPSKSQHLLASSLTQPYPGSTHLGGSSTAPVVGITPVIPPYGGYKGDAAGDWSSLYQPRRDESSAKEFSLRLLCAAANVGGVIGKGGGIIKQIRQESGALIKVASSNSDPDDDCIITVSAKEFFEDPVSPTIDAAVRLQPRCSEKSDSESAEQSYTTRLLVSTSRIGCLIGKGGSIITEIRRTSRANIRILSKENVPKVAAEDEEMVQISGGLDVARHALVQIATRLKANFFEREGSLSAFPSVIPYHPLPSGASDEPKYLSRDTKPVGHYLYSSAFRTSDDMIPSDSYASYGGSQALGGGYGAYSGYSARSSSSGLSGHSSLHYGKRHGY; encoded by the exons ATGGCTGGCCACCGAAACAGTCATGGAAAGCGCCACTCTGATTATACTGAAAATGGAGGCGGCAAGAGAAGAAATCCTGGTGATGATACCTATGCCCCTGGTCCAGATGACACTGTGTATCGCTACCTCTGTGCCTCTAGAAAAATTGGGAGTATCATTGGCAGGGGTGGAGAAATTGCAAAGCAGTTGAGGACTGAGACCCAAGCTAAGATCAGGATTGGCGAGAGTGTCCCTGGATGTGAGGAGCGAGTTATTACCATATTTAGCTCTAGCAGGAAAACTAATACCATCGATGATGCTGAAGATAAGGTTTGCCCTGCTCAGGATGCCCTCTTTAGAGTTCATGAGAGGCTTGCCACTGATGAGAGTCTTGGGAACGAAGACGGCGAAGAAATTTCACCTCAAGTTACTGTTCGCTTGCTTGTGCCATCAGACCAGATTGGATGCATTCTTGGAAAAGGTGGGCAGATCATCCAAGGAATCCGCAGTGAGACTGGTGCACAAATACGCGTGCTTAGTAATGATCATATCCCTGCATGTGCCATTAGCGGCGATGAACTTCTCCAG ATATCTGGAGACACGGTAGTTGTCAGAAAGGCTCTTCATCAAGTGTCATCTCGCCTCCATGACAACCCATCCAAGTCACAGCATCTTCTTGCATCCAGCTTGACCCAACCTTATCCAGGGAGCACCCACCTTGGTGGTTCCTCTACTGCACCTGTTGTAGGGATCACTCCAGTAATTCCTCCTTATGGAGGCTACAAAGGTGATGCGGCAGGAGATTGGTCCTCTTTATACCAACCACGAAGGGATGAGAGCTCTGCAAAGGAGTTTAGCTTGCGTTTACTTTGTGCTGCTGCAAATGTGGGGGGTGTAATTGGGAAGGGTGGTGGAATTATCAAACAGATCAGGCAGGAATCTGGGGCTTTAATCAAAGTGGCTAGCTCCAATTCGGACCCTGATGATGACTGCATAATTACAGTTTCTGCGAAAGAG TTCTTTGAAGATCCTGTATCTCCAACAATTGATGCTGCAGTTCGTTTGCAGCCTAGATGCAGCGAGAAAAGTGATTCAGAATCAGCTGAGCAGTCATATACAACACGCTTGCTGGTGTCAACATCTCGTATTGGATGCCTAATTGGCAAAGGTGGTTCAATCATTACTGAGATACGAAGAACATCCAGAGCAAATATACGCATTCTTTCAAAAGAAAATGTTCCAAAGGTAGCAGCAGAAGATGAAGAGATGGTTCAG ATCAGTGGAGGCCTTGATGTTGCAAGACATGCTCTTGTGCAAATAGCTACAAGGCTGAAAGCCAATTTCTTTGAAAGAGAGGGCTCTTTATCTGCATTTCCATCTGTGATCCCTTACCATCCTTTGCCTTCTGGTGCTTCGGATGAACCAAAATATCTAAGCAGAGACACTAAGCCTGTTGGGCATTATCTATATTCAAGTGCTTTTCGTACATCGGATGACATGATTCCTTCTGACAGCTATGCAAGTTATGGCGGCTCCCAG GCACTTGGAGGAGGATATGGGGCTTACAGCGGATACAGTGCCCGCTCCTCTAGTAGTGG GTTATCTGGTCATAGTTCTCTTCACTATGGAAAGCGTCATGGTTATTAG